Proteins encoded within one genomic window of Alteribacter populi:
- a CDS encoding spore coat protein: MFKRPRTKAQCMPPRVHPTQQQVTHSCCEYIVPEVHPTHTTNVNHHLYKHVHSYPHTASQVDQVSHQHINGGPQVAGAQMGPGQVAGAQAHPNMGFPGQVAGAQAHPNMGFSGQVAGAQAHPNMGFPGQVAGAQAHPNMGFPGQVAGAQAHPNMGFPGQVAGAQHGKGKGKCC, translated from the coding sequence ATGTTTAAACGTCCGCGTACAAAAGCTCAGTGTATGCCACCGCGCGTGCATCCTACACAGCAACAAGTGACACACTCATGTTGTGAATATATCGTTCCTGAAGTGCATCCAACGCACACGACGAACGTAAATCACCATTTGTATAAACACGTGCATAGTTATCCACACACCGCTTCTCAAGTAGACCAAGTGTCTCATCAGCATATCAATGGTGGACCTCAAGTGGCAGGTGCGCAAATGGGGCCAGGCCAAGTAGCAGGAGCGCAAGCACATCCGAACATGGGCTTTCCAGGTCAAGTAGCAGGAGCGCAAGCACATCCGAACATGGGCTTTTCAGGTCAAGTAGCAGGAGCGCAAGCACATCCGAACATGGGCTTTCCAGGTCAAGTAGCAGGGGCGCAAGCACATCCGAACATGGGCTTTCCAGGTCAAGTAGCAGGGGCGCAAGCACATCCAAACATGGGTTTTCCAGGTCAAGTAGCTGGAGCGCAACATGGCAAAGGTAAAG
- a CDS encoding 2Fe-2S iron-sulfur cluster-binding protein produces MPKVEVPGYGSFDTSKGTKLVLALEDNGIDILHRCGGKAKCTTCRVEVHEGTFEPRGEAEKAKSLEENCRLSCQVSVQSDVKVTPKMTVSSSGMDPGPRPEK; encoded by the coding sequence ATGCCAAAAGTAGAAGTACCTGGATATGGATCATTCGATACTTCAAAAGGAACGAAGCTTGTTCTAGCGCTGGAGGACAATGGTATTGATATTCTTCATCGATGCGGAGGAAAAGCTAAATGTACAACCTGTCGCGTAGAAGTACATGAAGGAACATTCGAACCTAGGGGTGAAGCAGAAAAAGCGAAATCACTAGAAGAAAACTGTCGCCTTTCCTGCCAGGTCAGCGTTCAATCCGACGTTAAAGTGACACCGAAAATGACTGTGTCATCTTCAGGAATGGATCCAGGTCCAAGACCAGAAAAATAA
- a CDS encoding 3'-5' exonuclease: MEVSILHYLRYILFDIHFFHQMKRRWVKKNRALYDALIAEMMDLQPEGSIDDVSLDELTFTVFDLETTGFFPRMGDEVISIGAMKVNANHIKFPEHFYEVVRPFKPVSDDVTELTGLSRKDIKEGEPFLVGFFRFVQFMSNTVIVAYPASFDVVFLKELSKRWGLSKFNPYFVDAYEIANYLYPNEKNSLDHLIKRLGIEKRMRHHALNDAHMTAEVFMYLVDELKKKEIYTYGDLQKITKDRRNPVLRS, translated from the coding sequence ATGGAGGTATCCATACTACACTATTTACGCTACATTCTTTTTGATATCCACTTTTTTCATCAAATGAAACGAAGGTGGGTTAAAAAAAACCGTGCACTATACGATGCGTTAATTGCAGAAATGATGGACCTTCAACCTGAAGGGAGCATTGATGACGTTTCTCTTGATGAGCTAACATTTACCGTTTTCGATTTGGAGACGACTGGCTTTTTCCCACGGATGGGGGATGAAGTCATTTCAATAGGAGCGATGAAGGTAAATGCGAATCATATTAAATTCCCTGAACATTTTTATGAGGTTGTCCGACCGTTTAAACCAGTATCGGACGATGTGACGGAATTAACAGGGTTGAGCCGAAAGGATATTAAAGAGGGAGAACCCTTTCTTGTCGGTTTCTTTCGTTTTGTACAGTTCATGTCAAATACGGTCATTGTCGCCTATCCTGCAAGTTTTGATGTCGTTTTCTTAAAAGAGCTCTCTAAGAGGTGGGGGCTCTCCAAATTTAATCCCTATTTTGTCGATGCCTATGAAATTGCGAACTACCTTTATCCAAATGAGAAAAATAGCCTCGATCACCTGATTAAGAGGCTAGGCATTGAAAAAAGAATGCGCCACCATGCGTTAAATGACGCTCACATGACAGCTGAAGTCTTTATGTATTTAGTCGATGAGCTTAAGAAAAAAGAGATCTACACTTACGGTGATCTTCAGAAAATAACAAAAGATCGCAGAAACCCGGTCCTGCGATCTTAA